One Periplaneta americana isolate PAMFEO1 chromosome 8, P.americana_PAMFEO1_priV1, whole genome shotgun sequence genomic region harbors:
- the LOC138704558 gene encoding 1,5-anhydro-D-fructose reductase-like: protein MTTQPSVTFYNGQKMPIVGLGTWQSKPEEVITAVDAALELGYRHIDTAFRYNNEAEIGKALKKWFDSGKLKREDIFVVTKLPPNGNHAESVEKYIKKSLQALQLNYVDLYLIHSPIGFKDMGDEAWPRDATGALAIDNATDIISLWKAMEAQVDAGRARSIGLSNFNSRQIARIVKAARIRPANLQVELNVYFQQRELVAFCKALDITVCAYAPIGSPGMNQWMKDRGLPEAVVPDLINDPVVCKIAKQHNKTSAQVLLRHCMQRDIVVIPKSVKPDRIKENFQVFDFELTKEDMQELDSLDKRQAGRRFKMDVFEELLKHPEFPYGEHY from the exons TCAAAGCCTGAAGAAGTGATTACAGCTGTTGATGCTGCTTTAGAGCTGGGCTACAGACACATAGACACGGCCTTCAGGTATAATAATGAAGCTGAAATTGGGAAAGCTCTGAAGAAATGGTTTGATTCTGGGAAGCTCAAAAGAGAAGATATCTTCGTTGTTACAAAG cTCCCACCAAACGGAAACCATGCAGAATCAGTAGAGAAGTACATAAAAAAGTCCTTACAAGCTCTCCAGCTGAACTACGTTGATTTGTATTTGATTCATAGTCCTATTGGATTCAAAGATATGGGAGACGAAGCTTGGCCGAGAGATGCGACGGGAGCTCTCGCTATCGATAATGCAACGGATATCATCAGCTTATGGAAG GCAATGGAAGCTCAAGTCGATGCTGGAAGGGCTCGATCTATTGGACTGTCAAATTTCAATTCACGTCAGATTGCCAGAATAGTGAAAGCTGCTCGAATCCGTCCAGCAAATCTTCAAGTGGAACTTAACGTGTATTTCCAACAGAGGGAGTTGGTGGCTTTCTGCAAGGCCCTCGACATAACAGTCTGTGCATACGCCCCGATTGGATCTCCTGGAATGAATCAATGGATGAAAGATCGAGGATTACCAGAGGC TGTAGTCCCGGATCTTATCAATGACCCCGTAGTATGCAAGATAGCTAAACAGCACAACAAGACTTCAGCTCAGGTTCTTCTAAGGCACTGCATGCAGAGGGATATTGTCGTCATCCCCAAGAGTGTGAAACCAGATCGTATCAAGGAGAACTTCCAG GTATTTGACTTTGAGCTGACAAAAGAGGATATGCAAGAACTGGATTCGTTAGATAAAAGACAAGCAGGACGCAGATTTAAAATGGATGTTTTCGAAGA ATTACTCAAACATCCAGAATTTCCTTACGGAGAGCATTATTAA